A stretch of the Vigna radiata var. radiata cultivar VC1973A chromosome 7, Vradiata_ver6, whole genome shotgun sequence genome encodes the following:
- the LOC106767639 gene encoding 60S ribosomal protein L29-1, giving the protein MAKSKNHTAHNQSYKAHKNGIKKPKRHRHTSTKGMDPKFLRNQRYARKHNKKSGETASEEE; this is encoded by the exons ATGGCAAAGTCGAAGAACCACACTGCTCACAACCAGTCCTACAAGGCCCACAAGAATGGCATCAAAAAGCCAAAGAGGCATCGCCACACTTCCACCAAAGGG ATGGATCCCAAGTTTTTGAGGAACCAGAGGTACGCGAGGAAGCATAACAAGAAGAGCGGTGAAACAGCCTCTGAGGAAGAGTAA